From Drosophila suzukii chromosome 2R, CBGP_Dsuzu_IsoJpt1.0, whole genome shotgun sequence, a single genomic window includes:
- the LOC118876942 gene encoding uncharacterized protein: MLQINQDRPNMANQSVGYALKRRKDRFVVEPIVGIVNPAYEPDMGGDISSTSEFNRKWRVLIDT, from the coding sequence ATGCTGCAAATAAATCAAGATAGACCCAACATGGCTAACCAATCCGTAGGATACGCCCTTAAACGCAGAaaagatcgatttgtggtggAGCCAATCGTGGGAATCGTGAATCCAGCTTACGAACCAGATATGGGTGGAGATATATCCTCAACGAGTGAATTCAATCGAAAATGGCGAGTATTGATTGATACATAA
- the TAF1C-like gene encoding uncharacterized protein TAF1C-like, translating into MPRPYQRAVRFAKLSAQLEAKNGDDDSEDEIDFPEDPEGDNRNQQEYMVKTLDTAPHFTFAAANTGMLGQMLHDQDEDMAQDFPNCLVTVPLPLFVAQDGQTPRVEACVQRPHDYEDWNRQLNSYNVYYKKRTQAMKQREQKHRENVYDITLFEMAEHIARQENPFFRDVYDYYYTGGNLNTIPFEGGGHLAMHVSGDKLRDLNFSEINSEAELWHPLHSAKMDDVSSEFFELFPLERLPTDSGHRFLARSLKEVSLYELKRGEDLELEDYKLICHSKFSSQEAPFTSAAQSLGNANTLALACQDRSMLFVDILTQQEIAKHNVRLLKGLQQTTSTWAQLLPADGNTFHYLSQPVLLTVDVRCDKPLNPCFASKIYSRTCETFSCLAKGVNPNLLYVASNHKLHCLDMRCLGKKLADRSVVTWTHQLTYPPVFMDTFAHRESEYIALAGAFPTDLRICELKGSDAQCVDEMFSPAMPFSPPTQEEALIDARLRGFVDVYSDLPERVKTCRTGLRFHRLEAASDQAFAQLLSANSLGDVYCQRLTLRDDDDHVQEIRTGLHTTEAIRYTAKIIQQRVQRQSLRCSEVQRIPQIREIFREAAKRSKPDEKPVIVEEIEIDYGIEDTDVSEDESQNTEKTEKEPTKSERKGKKKHKKKSKEKPKQQPKKKTPGKVNIKKDKGINRGPWQKSAYKLSHYTDFLSVRLLEIWNMEEFDNTRDVNREMFHERLQDKELEPEKRMADWLNQLPSQPENTRGDEVTEGNPDLVPGTKLPKLYAATTAEYLEMNGHIKEQPITPKKELPVTFRHEHSILLPGQNTIIEGDLNPRPAKRPKIKHVMGF; encoded by the coding sequence ATGCCGCGACCCTATCAGAGGGCTGTTAGATTTGCCAAACTCAGTGCCCAGTTAGAGGCCAAAAACGGGGACGATGACTCCGAGGACGAGATCGATTTTCCGGAGGATCCAGAGGGAGACAATAGGAATCAGCAAGAGTATATGGTGAAGACTCTGGATACCGCACCGCATTTTACCTTCGCGGCAGCGAACACTGGAATGTTGGGCCAAATGCTCCACGACCAGGACGAGGATATGGCGCAGGACTTTCCCAATTGCTTGGTGACGGTGCCACTGCCACTGTTCGTGGCCCAAGACGGGCAAACGCCCCGTGTGGAAGCCTGCGTCCAAAGACCCCATGATTACGAAGATTGGAACCGGCAATTGAATTCCTACAACGTCTATTACAAAAAGCGCACCCAAGCGATGAAGCAGCGTGAGCAAAAGCACCGGGAAAACGTCTACGATATCACCCTGTTTGAGATGGCCGAGCATATTGCCCGACAGGAGAACCCCTTTTTCCGGGATGTCTACGATTACTATTACACTGGCGGAAACCTCAACACGATTCCGTTCGAGGGAGGTGGTCATTTGGCCATGCATGTAAGCGGTGATAAGCTGAGGGATCTGAACTTTTCCGAGATCAATAGTGAGGCGGAGTTGTGGCATCCGTTGCATTCGGCTAAAATGGACGACGTTTCCAGCGAATTCTTCGAACTCTTTCCATTGGAGAGATTGCCGACCGATTCCGGCCATAGGTTCCTGGCACGCTCTTTAAAAGAGGTTTCGCTGTACGAGTTGAAGCGAGGAGAGGATCTGGAGTTGGAAGATTacaaactgatttgccatagCAAGTTCAGCAGTCAGGAAGCTCCATTTACCAGCGCCGCACAATCATTGGGCAATGCTAATACCTTGGCCCTGGCTTGCCAGGATCGCTCTATGCTCTTCGTGGACATTTTGACCCAACAGGAAATAGCCAAACATAATGTTCGCCTGCTTAAGGGACTGCAACAAACCACGAGTACCTGGGCACAGCTATTGCCAGCAGATGGTAACACCTTTCACTACCTCTCGCAGCCTGTTCTGCTCACCGTGGATGTGAGATGCGATAAGCCCCTAAATCCTTGCTTCGCCAGCAAAATCTACTCCAGAACCTGCGAGACTTTCTCGTGTTTAGCCAAAGGTGTAAATCCCAATCTCCTGTATGTGGCTAGCAATCACAAACTCCACTGCTTGGACATGAGGTGTTTGGGTAAGAAACTGGCCGATCGTTCTGTCGTCACCTGGACACATCAGTTGACCTATCCGCCCGTTTTTATGGACACATTCGCCCACCGCGAAAGTGAATATATAGCATTAGCTGGAGCTTTTCCCACCGATCTGCGTATTTGTGAGCTGAAAGGATCTGATGCCCAGTGTGTAGATGAAATGTTCTCACCTGCAATGCCCTTTTCTCCCCCAACCCAAGAAGAAGCTTTAATCGATGCTCGTTTGAGAGGCTTTGTTGATGTCTATTCAGATCTGCCAGAACGGGTAAAGACATGCCGCACAGGACTGCGCTttcatcgattggaagcggccAGTGATCAGGCTTTTGCCCAGCTACTGAGTGCAAACAGCTTAGGAGACGTTTACTGCCAAAGACTAACGCTTAGAGACGATGACGACCATGTCCAGGAGATAAGAACCGGACTCCACACCACGGAAGCCATTCGTTACACTGCCAAGATTATCCAGCAGCGCGTACAACGCCAAAGTCTCCGTTGCTCCGAAGTACAGAGGATACCGCAAATTAGAGAAATATTTCGTGAAGCCGCAAAAAGGTCAAAACCGGATGAAAAACCTGTTATAGTAGAGGAAATCGAAATTGACTATGGAATAGAAGATACAGATGTGTCAGAGGACGAAAGCCAAAACACCgaaaaaactgaaaaagaACCAACGAAATCCGAAAGAAAAGGGAAAAAGAAACACAAAAAGAAATCCAAGGAGAAACCAAAACAGCAgcccaaaaagaaaacacctggtaaagtaaatataaaaaaagacaAGGGTATAAACCGTGGACCGTGGCAGAAGTCTGCTTACAAATTATCTCACTACACGGACTTCTTGTCGGTCCGTTTACTAGAAATATGGAATATGGAGGAGTTTGATAACACAAGAGATGTAAATAGAGAAATGTTCCATGAGCGCTTGCAGGATAAGGAATTGGAGCCGGAGAAACGCATGGCCGATTGGCTAAACCAACTGCCCAGCCAGCCAGAGAACACTCGAGGAGACGAGGTGACGGAGGGGAATCCCGACCTGGTGCCGGGAACGAAGCTTCCCAAGCTATACGCCGCCACTACAGCAGAGTACTTAGAGATGAATGGGCACATTAAGGAACAACCAATTACTCCCAAAAAGGAATTGCCTGTCACCTTTAGGCACGAGCATTCGATTCTCCTGCCCGGGCAGAATACTATCATCGAGGGGGACCTTAATCCCAGGCCCGCTAAGAGACCCAAGATCAAGCACGTCATGGGGTTCTAG